The Veillonellales bacterium genome includes the window TATACAGATATAGATTTAGGAGGATATTATGGTGCGAAGTCAGACCAGAATGATTTTAATTATGGCTATGCTGCTGCTTTTTCCTCTGACGGTTTTCTCCGCGCCGGCGGCTGACGAAAATGTCATCTGGATTAAAGGAACGGTACGCTATGCGGTAACAGAAGGTACGTATGGCATATTAAGCGACAAAGGGAAGAAATACCAGCCAGTCCGGTTAAGCAAGGAATTTCGTAAAGACGGTCTGGCGGTGGTGTGCCAGGTGAGGCTTCGCGATGATTTAGTTGGCGCCAGGATGTGGGGGCGGGCGGTGGAAATTCTGCAAATTAGTACAACAGACCGGTATATTGCCGCCGAAGAACGGCAGGTGATTCCTTTGTTGCAGGTCCGGATGGAAGCTTTTAACGGTCAGGACTTGGCTAAGCTGCAGGCGGTGGATGTTGTCGCCCGCAAACTTTCTTCCGAGCAGTTTACTGACTGGATTGGCAATTACGGTCATTTTACCTTGCGGGATGTGGAAATTGCCGATGCTGGTCCTAGCGAAATCAGAGGCGCTTGTTTATATAGCCGGGAACTGGTTAACGGACTGGATTTATCGGGAAACGTTAAATATACGATTATGGAATTTGTGCTGAATAAGATAGGTGACGGCTGGAAGTTTACGGCTACCGGTCCGTTTCGGCCAGGCGAAGGAATGGAGCTGGAGGATTCTGTGGCCGCCATGCTCCAGCGGGCTAAGACCAAGTATGGCACCGATGATTTGACAAAATGGCCTCATTAAATGTCAAAAAGGCGTTGAGACATCTGTCTCAACGCCTTTTTGACAGAAAGAGTCTGTCGTTTAAATTGGCGAAATATAAAAGCCGGAAATTCACTGGCCATTGTTTTAGAAAATAAGACAGAGACATTGAACGCCGCAAGGGTTCAATGTCTCTGTTCGGTTCACGGTTCTTATTCCTGGGAAGCCAGACGTTTGTAGCCTGCCAGTCTTTCGGCCGCATCTTTTTCGGTCTTTTCGAACAGTTTATCCGCAATATCCGGGAACTGTTTCTTGAGGGAAGCGTATCTGACTTCACCCATCAGGAAGTCTCTGAAGTTGGCGGTAGGAGCTTTGGAATCCAGGGAGAAGGGGTTTTTGCCATCCTCTTTCAACTGCGGATTGAAGCGATAGGATGCCCAATAGCCGGATTCTACCGCTTTTTTGGCTTCTTCCTGGCTCTTGCCCATGCCGGCTTTCAGGCCGTGGTTGATACAAGGAGCGTAGGCGATAATGAGGGACGGTCCGGGATAAGCCTCAGCTTCGGCAATTGCTTTCAGGGTTTGGTTCTTGTCGGCTCCCATGGAAACTTGCGCTACATATACATAGCCGTAGCTCATGGCCATCATGCCCAGATCTTTCTTTTTAGTGGTTTTGCCGTTGGCAGCAAACTGAGCGATTGCCGCTGTTGGAGTGGACTTGGAGGATTGACCGCCGGTGTTGGAGTATACCTCGGTATCAAATACCAGAATGTTGATATCCTCGCCGGAAGCCAGGACATGGTCTACGCCGCCGTAGCCGATATCGTAAGCCCAGCCGTCGCCGCCGAAGATCCAGTGGGAACGTTTCACCAGGAAATCTTTATTGGTATAGATTTTATTTAAGAGCTCATCGCTGCCTTTTTCCGATTCCAGCAGGGCGGTCAGCTTATCGGCTCTTTCCCGGGTGTCAGCACCATTGTTTTGGTTATCCAGCCAATCCTGGAAAGCGGCTTTCAGCTCGGCGCTGATATGCAGCTCAAGGGCTTTTTTTATGTCAGCCGCTAATGCGTCTCTTGTTTGTTTTACGCCCAGGAACATGCCTAAGCCAAATTCGGCAGCGTCTTCGAACAGAGAGTTTGCCCAGGAAGGACCGTGGCCTTTGTGGTTGGTGGTATAAGGCATTGCCGGTGCGCTTGCACCCCAGATGGAGGAACAGCCGGTAGCGTTGGCGATCATCATTCTGTCACCGAACAGCTGGGTAACCAGTTTGGCGTAAGGAGTTTCACCGCAGCCGGCACAGGCACCGGAAAATTCCAGCAGGGGCTGTTCGAACTGGCTGCCTTTAACAGTAAGTTTGTTCATTGGGTTGGCTTTTGGCGCAACGGTCATGGCATAATCCCAAAGCTTGGTGTTGTCCAGCTGAGTAGCCAATGGCTTCATAACCAGGGCCTTTTCTTTTGCCGGGCAAACCTGGGCGCAGTTGCCGCAGCCGGTGCAGTCCAGCGGTGAGATGACCATGCGGTAGTTCATGCCCTTGGCGCCGATTGCCGGTTTGGTTTCAAAACCGGCGGGAGCTTTTTTAACTTCAGCCGCATCAGTCAGAATGGGACGGATGACTGCATGAGGACATACATAGGCACATTGGTTACACTGAATACAATTGTTGATTTGCCATTCAGGAACGTTAATAGCAATTCCGCGTTTTTCGTAAGCGGCAGTTCCTACCGGGAAGGTGCCATCGGCTAAATCAACGAAGGCGCTGACAGGGAGCTTGTCACCGTCCTGACGGTTCATGGGATTCTGAATATTTTTTATGAATGCTGGCAGATGAGAGTCGTCAATGGCTTCGTCCGCCGCATTTTTCCAGGAAGCCGGAACATTAATTTTTACAATAGCGTTAACGCCTTTGTCGATGGCAGCGTTGTTCATATTCACTACGTTTTGGCCTTTTTTACCATAGGAAGTCACAACGGCATCTTTCAGATATTTAATTGCATCTTCGACTGGAATGATATCGGCAATTTTGAAAAAGGCTGATTGCATAATCATGTTAATTCTGCCGCCTAAGCCAATTTCCTGAGCGATTTTGACGGCATCCAGGGTATAAAAGTTGATGTTGTTGTTCGCAATGTAGCGTTTCATGAACCCAGGTAAATTTTCTTCCAGTTCCTGTTCATTCCAAATACAGTTTAACAGGAAGTTGCCGTTTGGCTTCAAACCTTCCAGAACATTATATTTGAAAACATAGGATTGGTTGTGGCAGGCGACGAAATCAGCCTTGTTGATAAGATAAGGCGATTTGATCGGTTTTTTGCCGAAACGCAGGTGGGAAACGGTAATACCGCCGGATTTCTTGGAGTCATAAGCAAAGTAGCCTTGGGCGTACATGCTGGTATGGTCGCCGATGATTTTGATAGCGCTTTTATTAGCGCCAACGGTGCCGTCCGATCCCAGACCCCAGAACTTACAGGCTTTGGTGCCTGCCGGAGTGGTATCAATATCCTGTCCAACCGGCAGAGATTTGAAAGTAAGGTCGTCTTCGATGCTGACAGTGAAACCGTCTTTTGGCTGGGATTGCTTCAGGTTGTCAAAGATTGGAACAATATGAGCCGGAACGATGTCTTTGGACCCTAAGCCGTAGCGGCCGCCAACGATAACCGGCTGCGATTCTTTGCCGTAGAAAGCGGATTTAACATCCAAGTACAGTGGTTCAGCCAAGGAACCGGGTTCTTTTGTTCTGTCGAGAACAGCAATTTTTTTAACTGTTTTCGGGATATACTTAAAGAAATGTTTGAGGGAGAAGGGACGATATAAATGGACGGTTAACAGGCCGACTTTTTCGCCTTTGGCATTTAGATAATCAACGGTTTCTTCGATGGCATCACAGGAAGAGCCCATGGCGATAATCATCCGGTCGGCATCTTCGGCACCATAGTAGTTGAACAGGTGATACTCACGACCGGTCAGCTTACTGATTTCAGCCATGTAGTTTTCTACGATTTCCGGCAGCGCTTCGTAGTATTTATTGGAAACTTCTCTTTCCTGGAAGTAGATATCCGGATTTTGCGCTGTACCGCGCACTACCGGATGATCCGGGTTCAAGGCGTTGCGGCGGAATGCATTTACTGCATCCATATCTACTAATTTTGCCAGTTCGTCATATTCCAGGACTTCAATTTTTTGGATTTCATGGGAAGTGCGGAATCCATCAAAAAAATTGATGAAAGGCACTTTACCTTTGATGGCGGCGAGATGGGCAACGGCGGCCAGATCCATAACCTGCTGCACACTGCTTTCCGCCAGCAGGGCAAAGCCGGTTTGCCGGGCAGCCATTACATCCTGGTGGTCGCCAAAGATGTTCAGCGAGTTGGCGGCAAGAGCGCGGGCACTGACATGAAATACGCCGGGCAGCAATTCACCGGCAATTTTGTACATGTTGGGGATCATAAGCAGAAGACCCTGAGAAGCAGTGTATGTAGTAGTCAAAGCACCTGCTTGCAAGGAACCGTGAACGGCGCCGGCGGCACCGGCTTCAGATTGCATCTCCATAAGGCGGACTTTTTGGCCAAAGATATTTTTGCGACCCTGAGCGGCCCATTCATCACAATGCTCGGCCATCGGAGACGACGGGGTAATCGGATAGATTGTTGCCACATCGGTAAACGCGTAGGAAATATGAGCGGCAGCGGTATTTCCATCCATGGTCTTCATTTTTCTCATTACTGATTATTCCTCCCTTTTTTTAAATAAAATAAGATTATGCAGCTTTATTGTTGCATAATTATAGATGGTAAACCCATCATGGGTGGTACTATTGCGCCAAACGCGCCTTGAATTAATTCGATACGGTTTATGCATTTTTAAACAATAATACAAAATGCACAACTATCTTCATTACTTACTATACACCTATACCGGAACAATGTAAATATAGGGGCGCCATTTTGATTACGGTATTTCCTGCAGTTGCTTTATGAAAATAATTTCACAAAGTTATAGTGCTTGAATTGTTTTAAAATTAAGAATAAATATACATTTTTTACATAAATATAATTTTTTTTTAGGCCATGGTGTAAAGACGCGGTGACGGTTTTCATCTGAGACGAAAGGCTGTCACCGCGTTCTTTGCTTTTTGAGAAAGATTATTCCGGGAGAAGACGCTTTTTTTTGGCAGGTACGGCAGTGAGGAGAATTTGGTTGTTTTGGCCGGTTACTTTGATAGTATAATCAACGATTCCTTGTTTATACAAGTTGAGTTTGAGTTCTACCAGGGCTTTACCGACTTTTTCCTGCAGCTCGGGGGTGAAGAAGGAAAGGTTGAAGTCATTGGCGGAAGTTTTTCCGTTGTGCCCCGATGGCTTTGCGGCGGGTTCGTCGTCGATAATGTGTTCGAAGGTGGTTTTTTCTTTATAACCTGCCAGCATATCAGTATCGCTTAGGTTTTTTTGGATTTTGGCCATAGCGGTCACCTCTTTTTTTACTGTTAATTTAACATGATGTAAGACCGCCGTCAACTGGCCAGGCAGAACCAGTGACGAAGGAAGCGGCAGGAGAGGCCAGAAAGCAGATGACGGTGGCGATTTCTTCCGGCCGGCCGATGCGACCGAGGGGATAGACAGAGGCCATTTCTTTCAGACAGGCGTCACGATTCGGTGCCATAGCCAGTTGTTGTTTCAACAGAGGGGTATCGATATCACCGGGGCAAACGCAGTTAACCCGTACGTTATAGCGGGCCAGCTCCAGTGCCAGTGCTTTGGTGAAAATGGTTACCGCGCCTTTGGCGGCGCAGTAAGCGCTGCAGAGAATGTTGCCGTTTAGGCCGGCATCAGAGGAAACGTTGATGATGGAGCCTTGGGTTTTGCGCAGTGCCGGGACAGCGGCCTGACAGATAAAGTAAGTGCCTTTGACGTTGACATCCATAATCCGTTCATATTCTTCCGGCGTGACTTCGGTGATCGCTTTTTCCAGATAGATGCCGGCAGAGTTGACCACGATATCCAGTTTTCCATAGTGCTCCACAGTCTTATCAACGGCTTGCCGGCAGGCCGTTACCCGGGAAATATCGCCCTGGATATAGGTTGCCTGTTCGCCGAACTCAGCCAGCTCGGCGAGCGCCTGCCTGCCTTTGCTTTTTTGACTGCCGATCAAGGCAACTCTGGCTCCGCCTTGCAGCAGCAACCGGGCGGTCGCCAGGCCGATGCCGGAAGTGCCGCCGGTAATAAGGGCTACTTTGCTTTTAAAGTCGTAGAGCACGCTATATATCACCTGTCTTTTATGGGTTATGGGCCAACAGGCAAATTCCTGCTAACATGCTATGATTAACCCACAACAGCACCATTATTTAACCGTAATAAACGCTGATATTTAACAATAATATTAAGTTCACTTACATGATAGCAGTTTTTGGTATATGTTTACAGCATTTGTATAAATTTTTTTATTTACTTTATATGGAATTGTTCAAATTGTTATTGGAATATATATTGACAAAGACAACTAAGCCTATTAGTATAGTATCTGTAATGATATTCATTATCAATTAAGAATACCCTATTGTTTTAAATTATGGCAAAAATCAGGGTTTTTTTGTATATTTTATTGAAACACTATATTTTTTTGTCTACACAATGATAATGATTATTGTTATCAATTAAAAAGAAAGGAGGTGGCAGAGTGATAAAAACATTGAATGACCTTTGCCCGGGGGAGGTTGCTGTTGTTGCCAAGGTGACGGGAAACGGCATGGTCAAGCGCCGAATTATTGATATGGGTTTGGTTGCCGGTACAGAAGTGCTGCTGCAAAAGCTTGCACCCCTTGGTGATCCTATGGAAATAAAGATCAAAGGATTTAATCTTTCTTTGCGCAAAACGGAAGCGGCAATGATTGAAGTTCAGGTATGAGATAGTTTTACGATAAAAATCAGGAATGGTTTAGATAAAAGCAAAAAAAAAAGGAGGCTGCAGTATGGCAGATAATGCAGGGGTGACGGTCGCATTAGCCGGAAATCCGAATTGCGGTAAGACGACAATTTTTAATAATATTACAGGGGCTCGTCAGCATGTAGGCAATTATCCCGGGGTAACCGTTGAAAAACGGGAGGGATTCCGGCGGTTTCAAGGCAAGGATTTACTGGTAGTCGACTTACCCGGGACATACAGTCTAACGGCCAATGCGTTGGACGAACTGGCGGCACGCAACGTTATCATTAATGACAAGCCGGATATTATTGTTAATATTCTGGACGCATCGAATTTGGAACGGAACCTATATCTGGCAGTCCAGCTGTTAGAGCTGGAAAGACCGGTAGTACTGGCGCTGAATATGGCGGATGTGGCGGAAAAAATGGGTAATAAAATACAAGACAACGTGCTGGAGGACAAACTTGGCGTACCGGTAACGCGGACGGTCGGCAACCGCAATCAGGGAATGGAGGAGCTGTTACAGACCGTCATTGAAACTGCGGCCGAAAATAAGTTTCACCCGTTCACTTTAGATTATGGTGAAAAAATAGAAACAAAAATTCAGGAGCTTGCCGATGGGCTGGCAAACATGGCAGCGGTTCATTATCCATTGCGCTGGCTGGCGATTAAGCTGCTGGAAAATGATCAGCAGGTACAACAGTCTGTTGACAGCCTGCCTGGCGGAAATAAAATTTTGTCACTGGCGGCAAACGCGCGTACTGATTTAAGAGCAGCACTTGGCGAAGACCCTGAAATTATCATTGCGGAGTGCCGCTATCATTTTGCCGGTGAAATCTATCAGGCAGTGGCTGTAAAGCGCAGAAAATGGACGCAAACGGCGTCGGATAAATTGGATCGTATTTTAACCCACAGGGTATTGGGTCTGCCAATCTTTTTTGCCATTATGTGGATATTGTTTAATTTCGTGTTTGCTGTTGGTCACTATCCCCAGGACTGGATTGCAGATGGAGCAAAATGGCTGGGCGATTTTGTCGGTCAGAGTCTGGCGGAGGGCGATTTAAAGTCGCTGCTGCAGGATGGCGTGATTAGCGGTGTCGGTACGGTTTTAAGCTTTTTGCCGCAAATATTGCTGCTGTTTCTCGGCATCGCGCTTCTGGAAGACACCGGTTATATGGCCCGGGCTGCATTTGTTATGGATCGTGTCATGAGAGCGGCCGGATTACACGGGAAGTCGTTTATTCCTCTACTGCTGGGATTTGGCTGCAATGTTCCGGCGATTATGGGTACGCGAACCCTGGAAAACCCACGGGACCGCATGGTCACCATCCTGGTCAGCCCTTTTATGAGCTGCAGCGCCAGATTGCCGGTTTACGCACTTTTGATCGGCGTATTTTTCCCCGCTGAATGGGCCGGCAGTGTGATGTTCTCTGTTTATTTTATTGGTATTGCTGTAGCGGTGCTTTCCGCCGTATTGTTCCGCAAATACTTATTCCCCGGTTCAACAGAAGCTTTTGTGATGGAAATGCCTCCTTATCATATTCCCACGCTGCGCAGTATTGCGACTCATATGTGGGAACGGAGCGCGCTGTATTTAAAGAAGGCCGGAACATTGATACTGGCGGCTACTATTTTAGTTTGGTTTTTGACAAACTATCCCAGTGATCTGCCGGACGGCCGGGATTTTACCGGGGAAAAAACACAAGTGGAAGAAATGTTTACGCAGCAGACACAGAATTTTGTCTTGCAGCCTTTAGGGATAGAAACACTGGAGGCTAATCCGTCATTGCAGGAGCTGATTGCCCGTATCGACGAAGCGAATACTCTGGAAGAGGATGAGGATCCTGCAGCGCCGGCAGATGCGGCGGATGTAATAGATCAGACAAAGGAGGCCCGTCTTGCTGCCCTGGAGCAAGAACAACCGCAGCTTTTCTCCTATGCGCTGCAATATTCAGTTTTGAATCAACAAAAAGAAGATCGCCTTGACGACTTGAAAAAAGAAGAAGCATCGGAAAAACTAGCCTATAGTTATGCCGGCCGGTTTGGTAAAATGGTCGAACCGGTGATTGCGCCGCTGGGGTTTGACTGGAAAATGGGTGTCGGTCTTGTGGCTGCGGTAGCGGCGAAAGAAGTTTTAGTGAGTACTTTGGGGACAATTTATAGTGTTGGCGACGTGGAAGACGATTCGTCCGGA containing:
- the nifJ gene encoding pyruvate:ferredoxin (flavodoxin) oxidoreductase, whose product is MRKMKTMDGNTAAAHISYAFTDVATIYPITPSSPMAEHCDEWAAQGRKNIFGQKVRLMEMQSEAGAAGAVHGSLQAGALTTTYTASQGLLLMIPNMYKIAGELLPGVFHVSARALAANSLNIFGDHQDVMAARQTGFALLAESSVQQVMDLAAVAHLAAIKGKVPFINFFDGFRTSHEIQKIEVLEYDELAKLVDMDAVNAFRRNALNPDHPVVRGTAQNPDIYFQEREVSNKYYEALPEIVENYMAEISKLTGREYHLFNYYGAEDADRMIIAMGSSCDAIEETVDYLNAKGEKVGLLTVHLYRPFSLKHFFKYIPKTVKKIAVLDRTKEPGSLAEPLYLDVKSAFYGKESQPVIVGGRYGLGSKDIVPAHIVPIFDNLKQSQPKDGFTVSIEDDLTFKSLPVGQDIDTTPAGTKACKFWGLGSDGTVGANKSAIKIIGDHTSMYAQGYFAYDSKKSGGITVSHLRFGKKPIKSPYLINKADFVACHNQSYVFKYNVLEGLKPNGNFLLNCIWNEQELEENLPGFMKRYIANNNINFYTLDAVKIAQEIGLGGRINMIMQSAFFKIADIIPVEDAIKYLKDAVVTSYGKKGQNVVNMNNAAIDKGVNAIVKINVPASWKNAADEAIDDSHLPAFIKNIQNPMNRQDGDKLPVSAFVDLADGTFPVGTAAYEKRGIAINVPEWQINNCIQCNQCAYVCPHAVIRPILTDAAEVKKAPAGFETKPAIGAKGMNYRMVISPLDCTGCGNCAQVCPAKEKALVMKPLATQLDNTKLWDYAMTVAPKANPMNKLTVKGSQFEQPLLEFSGACAGCGETPYAKLVTQLFGDRMMIANATGCSSIWGASAPAMPYTTNHKGHGPSWANSLFEDAAEFGLGMFLGVKQTRDALAADIKKALELHISAELKAAFQDWLDNQNNGADTRERADKLTALLESEKGSDELLNKIYTNKDFLVKRSHWIFGGDGWAYDIGYGGVDHVLASGEDINILVFDTEVYSNTGGQSSKSTPTAAIAQFAANGKTTKKKDLGMMAMSYGYVYVAQVSMGADKNQTLKAIAEAEAYPGPSLIIAYAPCINHGLKAGMGKSQEEAKKAVESGYWASYRFNPQLKEDGKNPFSLDSKAPTANFRDFLMGEVRYASLKKQFPDIADKLFEKTEKDAAERLAGYKRLASQE
- a CDS encoding SDR family NAD(P)-dependent oxidoreductase produces the protein MLYDFKSKVALITGGTSGIGLATARLLLQGGARVALIGSQKSKGRQALAELAEFGEQATYIQGDISRVTACRQAVDKTVEHYGKLDIVVNSAGIYLEKAITEVTPEEYERIMDVNVKGTYFICQAAVPALRKTQGSIINVSSDAGLNGNILCSAYCAAKGAVTIFTKALALELARYNVRVNCVCPGDIDTPLLKQQLAMAPNRDACLKEMASVYPLGRIGRPEEIATVICFLASPAASFVTGSAWPVDGGLTSC
- a CDS encoding FeoA family protein, producing MKTLNDLCPGEVAVVAKVTGNGMVKRRIIDMGLVAGTEVLLQKLAPLGDPMEIKIKGFNLSLRKTEAAMIEVQV
- the feoB gene encoding ferrous iron transport protein B, whose translation is MADNAGVTVALAGNPNCGKTTIFNNITGARQHVGNYPGVTVEKREGFRRFQGKDLLVVDLPGTYSLTANALDELAARNVIINDKPDIIVNILDASNLERNLYLAVQLLELERPVVLALNMADVAEKMGNKIQDNVLEDKLGVPVTRTVGNRNQGMEELLQTVIETAAENKFHPFTLDYGEKIETKIQELADGLANMAAVHYPLRWLAIKLLENDQQVQQSVDSLPGGNKILSLAANARTDLRAALGEDPEIIIAECRYHFAGEIYQAVAVKRRKWTQTASDKLDRILTHRVLGLPIFFAIMWILFNFVFAVGHYPQDWIADGAKWLGDFVGQSLAEGDLKSLLQDGVISGVGTVLSFLPQILLLFLGIALLEDTGYMARAAFVMDRVMRAAGLHGKSFIPLLLGFGCNVPAIMGTRTLENPRDRMVTILVSPFMSCSARLPVYALLIGVFFPAEWAGSVMFSVYFIGIAVAVLSAVLFRKYLFPGSTEAFVMEMPPYHIPTLRSIATHMWERSALYLKKAGTLILAATILVWFLTNYPSDLPDGRDFTGEKTQVEEMFTQQTQNFVLQPLGIETLEANPSLQELIARIDEANTLEEDEDPAAPADAADVIDQTKEARLAALEQEQPQLFSYALQYSVLNQQKEDRLDDLKKEEASEKLAYSYAGRFGKMVEPVIAPLGFDWKMGVGLVAAVAAKEVLVSTLGTIYSVGDVEDDSSGLEQAIALDPGFTPLIAYSLMIFTLLYSPCLAALAVARRETNSWKWPLFSAAYSTGLAWICAFAVFQIGILLGY